In the Pseudothauera hydrothermalis genome, one interval contains:
- a CDS encoding DUF2062 domain-containing protein — protein sequence MFDRFLPTQDSIKQSRLLRWLGPRLHDPSLWRINRRAVAKGVAIGAFFGLMIPVAQIPAAAVASLFWRANLWIAAVSTLISNPFTYAPIYYFAYQLGAALLGRHAGTDPALAEAKAEQAMAALSWFDNLWHWITGIGQPLVLGMLVMAVVGAVTGYVLAHLVWRIKVVIKRRRQRAARGLRPVL from the coding sequence ATGTTCGATCGCTTTTTGCCCACTCAGGACAGCATCAAGCAAAGCCGCCTGCTGCGCTGGCTGGGCCCGCGCTTGCACGACCCATCCCTGTGGCGGATCAACCGCCGTGCGGTCGCCAAGGGGGTCGCCATCGGCGCCTTTTTCGGCCTGATGATTCCAGTGGCCCAAATTCCGGCAGCGGCGGTGGCCTCGTTGTTCTGGCGTGCCAACCTGTGGATTGCGGCCGTCTCCACGCTGATCAGTAACCCCTTCACCTACGCCCCCATCTATTACTTCGCCTACCAACTCGGCGCCGCCCTGCTGGGCCGTCATGCCGGCACCGACCCTGCGCTGGCCGAGGCCAAGGCCGAACAGGCCATGGCGGCGCTATCCTGGTTCGACAATCTGTGGCACTGGATCACCGGCATTGGGCAACCGCTGGTGTTGGGTATGCTGGTGATGGCGGTGGTCGGCGCGGTGACCGGCTATGTCCTTGCGCACCTGGTCTGGCGGATCAAAGTCGTGATCAAGCGTCGCCGGCAGCGGGCTGCGCGCGGGCTGCGTCCGGTGCTCTGA
- a CDS encoding SixA phosphatase family protein → MDLLLWRHAEAVDGTPDHARELTERGHKQARRIAAWLREHHPKRLTILCSPTVRTRQTAAAFSDAFEVVSALGPDGNVAGLLAATGWPDSSGAVLVVGHQPALGRMAALLLSGAEAPWTIKKGALWWFTNRVRDGETQTVLRAVISPDFC, encoded by the coding sequence ATGGATTTGCTGCTGTGGCGTCACGCCGAAGCCGTAGATGGCACCCCCGACCATGCCCGTGAACTCACCGAACGCGGACACAAGCAGGCGCGGCGGATCGCTGCCTGGCTGCGCGAGCATCACCCCAAGCGTCTGACCATCCTGTGCAGCCCGACGGTACGCACCCGCCAGACCGCCGCCGCTTTCAGCGACGCGTTCGAAGTCGTCAGCGCCCTGGGGCCCGACGGCAACGTCGCCGGCCTGCTCGCCGCCACCGGCTGGCCGGATTCGAGTGGCGCGGTGCTGGTAGTCGGACACCAACCGGCGCTCGGGCGCATGGCAGCGCTATTGCTGTCCGGCGCCGAGGCGCCCTGGACCATCAAGAAAGGCGCGCTGTGGTGGTTTACCAACCGTGTGCGCGACGGCGAAACCCAAACCGTGTTGCGAGCGGTGATTTCTCCGGATTTCTGCTGA
- a CDS encoding CYTH and CHAD domain-containing protein: MSQEIELKLSLPARSLSALRRHPLVAAAQKLGPSATLDNTYYDTADLALKARKVAVRTRRQGRAWLQTVKCAAPSAGGLSTRPEWEQPFSGDFDFSAVTDPATARLLAKHRAALVPVFTTRFRRETRLYAPGDGVEILLMIDRGDIRAGERTAPICELELELRSGQPADLLELALELARSLPLVPSDLSKAERGYRLFLNQPLEPLRAEPSRLRADMNPVDAFRDLAFACLRQWQGNVAGAALTDEPEFIHQLRVALRRLRSLLRLFAPALPPGFVDEWNEALRDTANRFGDARDLDVLYEDLLAPVVADGLIAGDALPRLLATARGARDRARADAVRNLDAAAQGRLMLAFSLALYRLPSSTLIGAADLTTFARLQLTRLRKKARRRFEASASLIPAHLHALRIALKRLRYGVEFFAPLFPAKQVERYLDALARAQTRLGFLNDVDVARARLENWSAGDEALRSAAAFIVGWHGPRYARLRGCIQQEIKPLLWGRTPWRQ, translated from the coding sequence ATGAGTCAGGAAATCGAACTCAAGCTGAGCCTGCCGGCCAGATCGTTATCCGCGCTGCGCCGTCATCCACTGGTGGCCGCGGCACAAAAGCTCGGCCCGAGCGCTACCCTGGATAACACCTATTACGACACAGCCGATCTCGCCCTCAAAGCGCGCAAGGTTGCCGTACGCACCCGCCGTCAGGGGCGCGCTTGGCTGCAGACGGTCAAATGTGCCGCACCCTCTGCCGGCGGGCTGAGCACTCGCCCCGAATGGGAACAACCGTTTTCGGGCGACTTCGATTTTTCGGCCGTGACCGATCCCGCCACCGCCCGCCTGCTTGCCAAGCATAGAGCCGCGCTGGTGCCGGTCTTTACCACCCGTTTCCGCCGCGAAACCCGCCTGTATGCGCCGGGCGATGGCGTGGAAATCCTGCTGATGATCGACCGCGGCGACATTCGCGCCGGCGAGCGCACCGCGCCCATCTGCGAACTGGAGCTGGAGCTGCGCAGCGGACAGCCGGCCGATCTGCTTGAGCTGGCGCTCGAGCTGGCGCGCAGCCTGCCGCTGGTGCCCAGCGATCTGTCCAAGGCCGAGCGCGGCTACCGCCTGTTCCTGAACCAGCCGCTCGAGCCGCTGCGCGCCGAACCCTCGCGCCTGCGTGCCGACATGAACCCGGTCGACGCTTTTCGCGACCTGGCCTTTGCCTGCCTGCGTCAGTGGCAAGGCAATGTTGCCGGCGCGGCACTTACCGATGAGCCGGAATTCATCCACCAGTTGCGTGTTGCGCTGCGCCGCCTGCGCTCGCTGTTACGCCTGTTTGCGCCAGCGCTGCCGCCCGGCTTTGTGGATGAGTGGAACGAGGCGCTGCGTGACACCGCCAACCGCTTCGGCGATGCCCGCGACCTGGATGTCCTTTACGAAGACCTGCTCGCGCCGGTGGTGGCCGACGGGCTCATCGCGGGCGATGCCCTGCCCCGGCTGCTGGCAACAGCCCGCGGCGCGCGTGACCGGGCACGTGCTGACGCGGTGCGCAATCTCGATGCCGCCGCCCAGGGACGCCTGATGCTGGCGTTCAGCCTCGCCCTGTATCGTTTGCCCAGCAGCACGCTCATTGGCGCCGCCGATCTCACCACCTTTGCACGTTTGCAACTGACCCGCTTGCGCAAAAAAGCCCGCCGTCGCTTCGAAGCGTCGGCCAGCCTCATTCCTGCTCACCTGCATGCGCTGCGCATCGCCCTCAAACGGCTGCGCTACGGCGTGGAGTTCTTCGCCCCCTTGTTCCCGGCAAAGCAGGTCGAACGCTATCTCGACGCCCTAGCCCGCGCGCAAACCCGGCTGGGTTTTCTCAATGATGTAGACGTCGCTCGCGCTCGGCTGGAGAACTGGTCAGCCGGAGATGAAGCGCTACGCTCGGCAGCCGCTTTCATCGTCGGCTGGCATGGCCCGCGCTACGCCCGCCTGCGCGGTTGCATACAGCAGGAGATCAAGCCGCTGCTGTGGGGCCGGACGCCCTGGCGCCAATAG